Proteins encoded by one window of Salvia splendens isolate huo1 chromosome 5, SspV2, whole genome shotgun sequence:
- the LOC121804417 gene encoding probable calcium-binding protein CML22 isoform X2: protein MKDPQGAYQSPFKSLYDKLQDIICCSTLPNNYKRLDSTLERKMVEMKRNPSRNNNFKSFDSIIMKFPQFREGLKEIRNIFEQYDEDVNGTIDNEELKKCLHAFEFSISDEEIGDLVAYCDIDDKEGIQLKEFIVVVFLIYLLTDAPASPNTIETTLNAIIEVFLFIDKNGVGKLKKKDVVKALNEASPKEKSPSHITHNRFSYEPFFFFDNFNILRSSWFITGKRCVWLLTVALLLMQKKWTGIRTGRLASRNSCSRLSVGSGLSVTMKIMKSSFYMTEAGDMFETRLKVM, encoded by the exons ATGAAAGATCCACAAG GTGCATATCAATCACCCTTTAAGTCGTTATACGACAAGTTGCAAGACATAATCTGCTGTTCTACGTTGCCAAACAACTATAAGAGACTAGACTCGACCCTTGAGAGGAAAATGGTGGAGATGAAGAGGAACCCTTCGAGGAATAACAATTTCAAATCATTCGACAGCATAATCATGAAATTCCCTCAGTTCAGAGAGGGGCTGAAAGAGATCAGGAACATATTCGAGCAGTATG ATGAAGACGTGAATGGTACTATTGACAATGAAGAGCTGAAGAAATGCTTGCACGCGTTCGAGTTCAGCATTAGTGATGAGGAAATTGGCGATCTTGTCGCCTACTGTGACATAGACGACAAGGAAGGGATACAATTGAAGGAGTTTATAGTTGTTGTATTTCTCATTTATCTCCTCACGGATGCTCCGGCTTCACCTAACACG ATTGAAACGACCTTGAATGCGATAATTGAGGTGTTCTTATTTATTGACAAGAACGGTGTTGGGAAGCTGAAGAAGAAGGATGTCGTCAAGGCACTAAACGAGGCTTCTCCCAAGGAGAAATCTCCTTCACACATCACACACAACCGTTTTAGTTATGAACCCTTCTTTTTCTTCGACAATTTCAATATTTTGCGTAGTTCATGGTTTATTACTGGCAAGAGGTGTGTTTGGCTTTTAACAGTGGCATTGTTGCTTATGCAGAAGAAATGGACTGGGATAAGAACGGGAAGGTTAGCTTCAAGGAATTCCTGTTCTCGTTTATCAGTTGGGTCGGGTTTGAGTGTGACAATGAAGATCATGAAGAGTAGCTTCTATATGACTGAAGCAGGAGACATGTTTGAAACAAGGTTAAAAGTCATGTAG
- the LOC121804417 gene encoding probable calcium-binding protein CML22 isoform X1, translating to MKDPQGAYQSPFKSLYDKLQDIICCSTLPNNYKRLDSTLERKMVEMKRNPSRNNNFKSFDSIIMKFPQFREGLKEIRNIFEQYDEDVNGTIDNEELKKCLHAFEFSISDEEIGDLVAYCDIDDKEGIQLKEFIVVVFLIYLLTDAPASPNTKLKMCSPQIETTLNAIIEVFLFIDKNGVGKLKKKDVVKALNEASPKEKSPSHITHNRFSYEPFFFFDNFNILRSSWFITGKRCVWLLTVALLLMQKKWTGIRTGRLASRNSCSRLSVGSGLSVTMKIMKSSFYMTEAGDMFETRLKVM from the exons ATGAAAGATCCACAAG GTGCATATCAATCACCCTTTAAGTCGTTATACGACAAGTTGCAAGACATAATCTGCTGTTCTACGTTGCCAAACAACTATAAGAGACTAGACTCGACCCTTGAGAGGAAAATGGTGGAGATGAAGAGGAACCCTTCGAGGAATAACAATTTCAAATCATTCGACAGCATAATCATGAAATTCCCTCAGTTCAGAGAGGGGCTGAAAGAGATCAGGAACATATTCGAGCAGTATG ATGAAGACGTGAATGGTACTATTGACAATGAAGAGCTGAAGAAATGCTTGCACGCGTTCGAGTTCAGCATTAGTGATGAGGAAATTGGCGATCTTGTCGCCTACTGTGACATAGACGACAAGGAAGGGATACAATTGAAGGAGTTTATAGTTGTTGTATTTCTCATTTATCTCCTCACGGATGCTCCGGCTTCACCTAACACG AAACTGAAGATGTGTTCGCCTCAGATTGAAACGACCTTGAATGCGATAATTGAGGTGTTCTTATTTATTGACAAGAACGGTGTTGGGAAGCTGAAGAAGAAGGATGTCGTCAAGGCACTAAACGAGGCTTCTCCCAAGGAGAAATCTCCTTCACACATCACACACAACCGTTTTAGTTATGAACCCTTCTTTTTCTTCGACAATTTCAATATTTTGCGTAGTTCATGGTTTATTACTGGCAAGAGGTGTGTTTGGCTTTTAACAGTGGCATTGTTGCTTATGCAGAAGAAATGGACTGGGATAAGAACGGGAAGGTTAGCTTCAAGGAATTCCTGTTCTCGTTTATCAGTTGGGTCGGGTTTGAGTGTGACAATGAAGATCATGAAGAGTAGCTTCTATATGACTGAAGCAGGAGACATGTTTGAAACAAGGTTAAAAGTCATGTAG
- the LOC121804417 gene encoding probable calcium-binding protein CML22 isoform X3 has translation MKDPQGAYQSPFKSLYDKLQDIICCSTLPNNYKRLDSTLERKMVEMKRNPSRNNNFKSFDSIIMKFPQFREGLKEIRNIFEQYDEDVNGTIDNEELKKCLHAFEFSISDEEIGDLVAYCDIDDKEGIQLKEFIVVVFLIYLLTDAPASPNTKLKMCSPQIETTLNAIIEVFLFIDKNGVGKLKKKDVVKALNEASPKEKSPSHITHNRFKEMDWDKNGKVSFKEFLFSFISWVGFECDNEDHEE, from the exons ATGAAAGATCCACAAG GTGCATATCAATCACCCTTTAAGTCGTTATACGACAAGTTGCAAGACATAATCTGCTGTTCTACGTTGCCAAACAACTATAAGAGACTAGACTCGACCCTTGAGAGGAAAATGGTGGAGATGAAGAGGAACCCTTCGAGGAATAACAATTTCAAATCATTCGACAGCATAATCATGAAATTCCCTCAGTTCAGAGAGGGGCTGAAAGAGATCAGGAACATATTCGAGCAGTATG ATGAAGACGTGAATGGTACTATTGACAATGAAGAGCTGAAGAAATGCTTGCACGCGTTCGAGTTCAGCATTAGTGATGAGGAAATTGGCGATCTTGTCGCCTACTGTGACATAGACGACAAGGAAGGGATACAATTGAAGGAGTTTATAGTTGTTGTATTTCTCATTTATCTCCTCACGGATGCTCCGGCTTCACCTAACACG AAACTGAAGATGTGTTCGCCTCAGATTGAAACGACCTTGAATGCGATAATTGAGGTGTTCTTATTTATTGACAAGAACGGTGTTGGGAAGCTGAAGAAGAAGGATGTCGTCAAGGCACTAAACGAGGCTTCTCCCAAGGAGAAATCTCCTTCACACATCACACACAACCGTTTTA AAGAAATGGACTGGGATAAGAACGGGAAGGTTAGCTTCAAGGAATTCCTGTTCTCGTTTATCAGTTGGGTCGGGTTTGAGTGTGACAATGAAGATCATGAAGAGTAG
- the LOC121802441 gene encoding uncharacterized protein LOC121802441 isoform X1: MAARIASSRSLSSFLFSPRVNPFSPAYFSTNFVGESPVLVRDFIRAALYDPEHGYFSQRSDSVGVLDRSIKFNQLDGRKAYTKHVDAIYKQNDISWFTPVELFKPWYAHGIAEAILRTTNLSVPLKIYEIGGGSGTCARGIMDYIKVNAPSRIYDSMQYISVEISSSLAKKQLETVGEVSSHAEKFRVECRDAADPSGWGSEQQPCWVIMLEVLDNLPHDLIYSKDQVSPWMEVWVEKRHDKPELSELYKPLEDPLIESCMEILDLAKDGKPHGSRMGSIAQSFLAKVFPRPRRCWLPTGCLKLLQVLHGALPKMSLIASDFTYLPDVTIPGEHAPLVASKKDGSNSDHNSYLDAKGDADIFFPTDFCLLEDIDHYCSGWLKPTEAKPLKKGKKRRTLMLDTSSFMEEFGIPSKTRTKDGYNPMLDDFKNTKFYLSVPTHNTK, encoded by the exons ATGGCAGCTCGCATTGCCTCCTCCAGATCCCTCTCCTCATTCCTTTTCTCTCCCAgag TAAACCCATTTTCCCCGGCCTACTTCTCCACAAACTTCGTTGGTGAATCCCCAGTTCTC GTTAGGGATTTTATTCGTGCGGCTTTGTATGATCCAGAACATGGATATTTTTCTCAAAGGTCGGACTCAGTTGGAGTGCTTGATCGAAGCATTAAGTTCAATCAGCTCGACG GCCGGAAAGCTTATACAAAGCACGTGGATGCTATCTACAAGCAGAACGATATATCTTGGTTTACCCCGGTGGAGCTTTTTAAG CCTTGGTATGCCCATGGaatagctgaagcaattctccGGACTACTAACCTATCTGTTCCACTAAAA ATATATGAGATCGGAGGTGGATCAGGAACCTGTGCAAGGGGCATAATGGATTACATAAAAGTGAATGCACCTTCAAGAATTTATGATAGTATGCAATATAT TTCAGTGGAAATTAGTTCTTCGCTGGCCAAAAAGCAACTGGAAACTGTCGGAGAAGTTAGTAGCCACGCGGAAAAGTTCAGGGTAGAATGTCGTGATGCTGCTGATCCAAGTGGATGGG GTTCTGAGCAACAACCATGTTGGGTGATAATGCTGGAG GTGCTTGATAATCTTCCGCATGATCTAATCTATTCTAAGGATCAAGTCTCACCTTGGATGGAAGTTTGGGTTGAAAAAAGACATGACAA GCCCGAACTCTCTGAGCTGTATAAGCCTTTGGAAGATCCACTTATTGAAAGTTGCATGGAAATCCTGGATTTGGCAAAAGACGGTAAACCTCATGGAAGCAGGATGGGTTCAATCGCTCAAAGTTTTTTGGCTAAAGTTTTCCCGAGGCCTCGAAGATGCTGGCTACCAACCGGTTGTTTA AAACTCCTACAAGTTCTACATGGCGCTTTACCAAAGATGTCCTTAATCGCATCCGATTTCACTTACCTTCCTGATGTAACAATACCAGGCGAACACGCCCCTCTCGTTGCCAGCAAG AAAGATGGCTCTAACTCAGATCATAACAGTTACCTGGATGCCAAG GGTGACGCTGATATATTTTTTCCAACGGACTTTTGCCTGCTAGAAGATATTGATCACTATTGCTCTGGATGGTTAAAGCCAACCGAAGCTAAACCATTGAAGAAAGGAAAGAAGAGGCGAACTCTTATG CTTGATACATCATCTTttatggaagaatttggcatTCCTTCGAAGACGAGAACCAAAGATGGATACAATCCAATGCTGGATGATTTCAAGAACACCAAGTTCTACCTGAGCGTTCCAACACATAACACCAAGTAG
- the LOC121802441 gene encoding uncharacterized protein LOC121802441 isoform X2 — MIYITLWALGTIKWIFKHLVLQLLLLGCLGDLELFLCMCFNCSKCNKFEGRKAYTKHVDAIYKQNDISWFTPVELFKPWYAHGIAEAILRTTNLSVPLKIYEIGGGSGTCARGIMDYIKVNAPSRIYDSMQYISVEISSSLAKKQLETVGEVSSHAEKFRVECRDAADPSGWGSEQQPCWVIMLEVLDNLPHDLIYSKDQVSPWMEVWVEKRHDKPELSELYKPLEDPLIESCMEILDLAKDGKPHGSRMGSIAQSFLAKVFPRPRRCWLPTGCLKLLQVLHGALPKMSLIASDFTYLPDVTIPGEHAPLVASKKDGSNSDHNSYLDAKGDADIFFPTDFCLLEDIDHYCSGWLKPTEAKPLKKGKKRRTLMLDTSSFMEEFGIPSKTRTKDGYNPMLDDFKNTKFYLSVPTHNTK; from the exons ATGATATATATCACATTATGGGCCTTGGGAACTATTAAATGGATTTTCAAGCATTTGGTCTTACAACTGCTCTTGCTTGGATGCCTTGGAGACTTGGAGTTATTTTTATGTATGTGCTTTAACTGTTCAAAGTGCAACAAATTTGAAGGCCGGAAAGCTTATACAAAGCACGTGGATGCTATCTACAAGCAGAACGATATATCTTGGTTTACCCCGGTGGAGCTTTTTAAG CCTTGGTATGCCCATGGaatagctgaagcaattctccGGACTACTAACCTATCTGTTCCACTAAAA ATATATGAGATCGGAGGTGGATCAGGAACCTGTGCAAGGGGCATAATGGATTACATAAAAGTGAATGCACCTTCAAGAATTTATGATAGTATGCAATATAT TTCAGTGGAAATTAGTTCTTCGCTGGCCAAAAAGCAACTGGAAACTGTCGGAGAAGTTAGTAGCCACGCGGAAAAGTTCAGGGTAGAATGTCGTGATGCTGCTGATCCAAGTGGATGGG GTTCTGAGCAACAACCATGTTGGGTGATAATGCTGGAG GTGCTTGATAATCTTCCGCATGATCTAATCTATTCTAAGGATCAAGTCTCACCTTGGATGGAAGTTTGGGTTGAAAAAAGACATGACAA GCCCGAACTCTCTGAGCTGTATAAGCCTTTGGAAGATCCACTTATTGAAAGTTGCATGGAAATCCTGGATTTGGCAAAAGACGGTAAACCTCATGGAAGCAGGATGGGTTCAATCGCTCAAAGTTTTTTGGCTAAAGTTTTCCCGAGGCCTCGAAGATGCTGGCTACCAACCGGTTGTTTA AAACTCCTACAAGTTCTACATGGCGCTTTACCAAAGATGTCCTTAATCGCATCCGATTTCACTTACCTTCCTGATGTAACAATACCAGGCGAACACGCCCCTCTCGTTGCCAGCAAG AAAGATGGCTCTAACTCAGATCATAACAGTTACCTGGATGCCAAG GGTGACGCTGATATATTTTTTCCAACGGACTTTTGCCTGCTAGAAGATATTGATCACTATTGCTCTGGATGGTTAAAGCCAACCGAAGCTAAACCATTGAAGAAAGGAAAGAAGAGGCGAACTCTTATG CTTGATACATCATCTTttatggaagaatttggcatTCCTTCGAAGACGAGAACCAAAGATGGATACAATCCAATGCTGGATGATTTCAAGAACACCAAGTTCTACCTGAGCGTTCCAACACATAACACCAAGTAG